The following nucleotide sequence is from Quadrisphaera setariae.
TGGTACGGGTACGAGATCCACTTGGATGCCTACCTGGCCAACAAGGTGATCGGTGGACTGTGGACGGGGTCCGGCGGAGCCGCCCTCATCGCGGTCGCCCTAGGTGGAGGCCCGGCTGCTGGCACCGTCTCCGTAGCACTGGCCACGGGAGCAGGAGCGGTACAGCTGTGCCAGGCTTCGGACAACTCTGTCACGATCTACCTGGTGACCAGGGGCGTTTACACACTTCTGTGCAATCCGCTTTCCTGAGCATCAAAGAGGCGCCAAAGCTTGACGCCCCACTCGGGCAGTGAGTGCCCCTTCGATCACTAGGCCTAAGACTTACCTGGTTGACTTCCTTGCCCAACCAGTTGCATAAGCGATAATGAAGACAGCAAAAGCGAGGCCACCAAACAACGCGGGCAAGTTGCTAATGGCATTCCAAGTTGCAATGTATGAGATGACTGCGGCCAGTAGCAGGACTGCAATGATGCCCGATGCGGTGATCCGCTTCGCCCGATCGCTCATGCTTTGATCTTACCCGTCTCATGGCTCTAGTAGAAGCACTCCTCGCCTCTCTATGGCATTCAGCCTTAAGGGGCTAGGTGGCGGTAGATGGTGGCGCGGCTGACCCCGAACGTCGCCGCGATCTGGGCGACGGTGTGGCCGCCGGCGTCGTACATCAGCCGCGCCTGGGCGGCCTTGGTCGCGGTCATCTTCACCACGCCCCCGCCGCGGCGGCCGCGGGCTCGCGCGGCGGCCAGGCCCTCGCGGGTGCGCTCCACCACCAGGTCGTGCTCGAACTCGGCGATGGCGGCCAGCATGTGGAAGAACAGCCGGCCCCCGGGGGTGGTGGTGTTGATGCCCTGGGAGATCGCCCGCAGGCCCACCCCGGCGGCGTCCAGCTGCTCGGCGGTGTCCTTGAGGTTCTTCACCGACCGGCCCAGGCGGTCCAGCTTGGTGACCACCAGGGTGTCCCCGGCGCGCAGGTAGCCCAGCGCCTCGTCCAGTGCCGGGCGGTGGGCCAGGGTGCCGGAGGCGTGGTCGGTGAAGACCTTGGTGCAGCCGTCGGCGGTCAGGGCGTCGTGCTGGGCGTCGGGGTTCTGCTCGCGGGTGGAGACCCGGGCGTAGCCGACCCGGGTGCTGGTCGACATCGAGGACGGGGTCGTGGTCGACGCGGTGGTGGCCATGGTCCTGAGCCTGCGGGCTCGCCGTGGGGGCTGTCTCGTAGACGTCGCTGCTGCGACGTTGGTTGCGGGCACGGGCCATGAGACGGGACACGCCCGGGGATCGGGCGGCGGCGCCGGGCGTCTCGTGGACGGTGCCCTCAAGACATGCAGGCTGATGAGCCAGTCGCGACACCGCGCTGCCTAGTGCAGTCGCCTCAAGGCACCGTGTTCCTGCGCACGCTGGCATGCCGCGCCTATGTCTGTCCCCCGAGGCGAGGGATCGGACACGTCTCACGGTCCTGGGCGTGCCGTATCGGGGAGTCCCACCCTTCGGGCAGGACGCGGTGCACAAGTGGCAGCGGTGGAGTGAAACCTTCAGACCTCCTGCGGACACTTCAAGGTGTGGATGGCATCGACGACACCGAGCCCTGGGCGTGCAGCCTGCGCGGAGACGGCTATGCCTTTGGGCTGCTTTTTGATCGGCACCACGCACACGTGTATCGGCACGCTCATCGCTTGACCGCCCAGCGCGATGATGCTGAAGACTTGACTGCCGGCGCTTTTTTGGAACTTTGGCGTCGGCGCCAAGACGTTCGGTTGGTGTCGGGCTCGGTCCTGCCATGGCTCTTGGTGACCACCGCGAACCTTGCTCGCAATCATCATCGAGGCTTACGTCGACATCGCGCTTTTCTCGACCGTGTGCGCATGTTTCCTGAGAACTTGGAAGCAAAGCTGCATGAGAGCGATTTGGGTCGAGGAGGGCAGGGAGCATCAGATGGCTGGAGTGCCATCGATGGCCCGTGGGCGAAGGCCCTTGCGCAGCTCAATGCAGCGGATCTTCGCCTTGTGACGCTTGTTGTCCTCGAGGAATATTCCCTTGCCGAAGCGGCCGACCTTTTGGATACAACCCCGCAAGCTGCGAAAACGCGGATGCATAGAGCAAAGAAGCGCCTCAGGGCCGCCTTTGAGCGCAGTGCACCGAGAAAATCCATACTCAATCTTGAGTACGCAAAAAATCCGAATGAATATGAGTCACCGCAGGCGATCTCTAGCCACCGAGGAGAAGAGTGATGGACGGTCCTAAGCTCGACGATCGGTACGCTGCAAGTCTTCGCATGGCCTTAGTCGACACGGTTCGCAGCGATGCGAAGTCTCGCGCGCGCCGACGCTGGAGGCCGCTTCTACTTTCCGGCGGCGCTGCCCTTGCCCTGGCCATCACTGGAGGAGGCGTCGCAGTCGCCACAGGATTGGTCTCCACCGGGTGGCTCCCAGGCCTAGACCGTGACCAAAATCTTGCGCCGGGATCGCAGACGATTCAAGAAGGGTCGACCAGCATTTCGACTTCAGGAGCACCGCAGGGCACAAACGGTGCTTCTATCACCATGACCTGCATCGACCCGGGTACCGTCATGTGGCCCAACGGCGCCAGCATGACTTGCGACGCTCCCGTCGCCGGAACCAAAAACCGCCCAGCTTTCCAGACAGTTGACATTCCGACAGACGGCAGTCCGCTAAAGTTTGATGCCCCAGATGGAATGCGTTGGGGTCTTGAGCTGACATGGGTGAAGCGAACGCCGACGGACTTCGGTGTCAATGCGCGAGGAGAGACGTACGGCGCTGTCAAGGACGATGGGACCGAACCTGATCTAGTTGCTGCTGTAGCCACCAATGGGGAGCAGGGTTACTACCGGAAGAGTGAGTTTGAGGCGGCGAAGGGTTCTCCGTCATCACCGGCGGACCTTGAGCACCAGAGTCACCTGCCGCTGCGGGCAATCCAGATTCATGTGTACGCATCGGATGGAACCACGGTCATTGGCTCTTTCGATGTCATGACTCAGCGTCCCGGAGAATAGCAAGACGGTCAGAGACCCGGATTCTCCAAGAATCAGTAGGGCGGGGGCCCGCTTTTTGATGCCGACCCCCGCCATACGGATGAGAAACTACTTTGTCTGACTGATGGGTGTGACTGCATCAAGGGTAAAGTCACCGATCACCGTTTCGCCATCTTCGGCGTAGACGGGGATAGTACGCGCCAGGCTGGTCCCGACAGGCAGCTGCGCCGTTGGAGTGTCCTTCAAAGGAGTTGTCGGGTAGTAGTCAGAACGCAGGACATAGCCCAGTGCCCCGTTGTTGGCGTAGACGAGGATAAGGTCCGGCGCAACGGCGGGTGATGCGATATTGGCAATGGATCCAAAGGTCTCGCCACTATCGTTCTCTTCAAAGGTGGGCGCCGCTGTCTGACTGGCGGTCGCTGCAGTGAGGGAGCCCCCAAAGAGGAGCCCTCCCAGGGCTGCTACAAGGGCGATCTTCTTGGTCGAGTGCATGGTTCGGACTCCCGTCAGTAGGGGAACTGCTGCGTCGCGCCGGCGTAGTAGTAGGACGTTCCGCCTCCGTTGTAGACACCACTCACGCCACGCGCCGAGTAGAGACCGCTTCCGCAGTAGGAGTTGAAGTTCGCCCCACCCGTGTAAGAACTCGTGGAGGGCGCTTGGACGTCATTACCGGCACTGCAAACAGCGTTGTTTTTCAAGATTTCAGTTCGCTGCGAGACCCAGTTTGACGGCCACTTCTTGCCGTTCCTCTCATAGGTGGTCATAATTCCGTAGGGGCGGGACTTCGAGTTATCGAAGGTCGAGTAGTGGGCGTACGAGTAGCCGTTGACGGGCCCAAAGACCGTGGTGTTGCTGGAAACGGAGGCGTACGCAACGCCTGCGCCTAGAACAGCTGCGCCGGTAAAAATGGCCAAGAATGCCGCGATTCGCTTGATCCACATGCGCCCACCTCGCTTCTGTGAGTTCTAGTCCAGAAGGGCAGTACCCTGACGACGGAATGTCTCTTGGTTGAAATTGCACCAAAACTGGTCGCCAATGCGATGCCTCTCCCCATGGCTTCATCGCCCAAGCGCACGAGTTGCAACGTCGGGTTTCTGAGGCAGGACGATGGAAGCACTCGCGTGATCACAAAACATCAG
It contains:
- a CDS encoding RNA polymerase sigma factor, with the translated sequence MDGIDDTEPWACSLRGDGYAFGLLFDRHHAHVYRHAHRLTAQRDDAEDLTAGAFLELWRRRQDVRLVSGSVLPWLLVTTANLARNHHRGLRRHRAFLDRVRMFPENLEAKLHESDLGRGGQGASDGWSAIDGPWAKALAQLNAADLRLVTLVVLEEYSLAEAADLLDTTPQAAKTRMHRAKKRLRAAFERSAPRKSILNLEYAKNPNEYESPQAISSHRGEE
- a CDS encoding recombinase family protein — protein: MATTASTTTPSSMSTSTRVGYARVSTREQNPDAQHDALTADGCTKVFTDHASGTLAHRPALDEALGYLRAGDTLVVTKLDRLGRSVKNLKDTAEQLDAAGVGLRAISQGINTTTPGGRLFFHMLAAIAEFEHDLVVERTREGLAAARARGRRGGGVVKMTATKAAQARLMYDAGGHTVAQIAATFGVSRATIYRHLAP